From Odontesthes bonariensis isolate fOdoBon6 chromosome 21, fOdoBon6.hap1, whole genome shotgun sequence, a single genomic window includes:
- the mrm2 gene encoding rRNA methyltransferase 2, mitochondrial: MLTFSLKHQRCFHASSELLKGLRGKTPAEQRWMLRQLKDPYVKASHVQNFRCRSAFKLLEMDDKFRILQPGYSVVDCGAAPGAWSQVAVQRVNSAGTDPEVPRGTVIGIDLLNIPPLDGAHFLSGHDVTHPTTHAKLQELLPRGQAHVILSDMAPNASGFRDMDHERLITMCLSLIDLAEKILQPEGSLVCKYWDGLLTHQLQKKLSSVFSSVRTVKPDASRKDSAERYFLARMYRKPMK, from the exons ATGTTGACTTTCTCCTTAAAGCATCAGAGATGTTTCCACGCGTCGTCGGAGCTGCTGAAGGGGCTGAGGGGGAAAACTCCGGCGGAGCAGCGCTGGATGCTGCGCCAGCTCAAAGACCCGTACGTCAAAGCGTCTCACGTCCAAAACTTTCGCTGCCGAAGCGCCTTCAAGCTGCTGGAGATGGATGACAAGTTCAGGATTTTACAGCCCGGGTACAGCGTGGTGGACTGCGGAGCTGCGCCCGGAGCCTGGAGCCAGGTGGCCGTCCAGAGGGTCAACTCGGCCGGGACAG ACCCAGAGGTACCACGTGGCACAGTTATTGGCATCGATCTGCTGAACATACCACCTCTTGACGGGGCCCACTTCCTCTCCGGCCATGATGTCACCCACCCCACGACGCATGccaagctgcaggagctgctccCCCGCGGCCAGGCTCATGTCATCCTGAGCGACATGGCACCCAACGCCAGCGGCTTCAGAGACATGGACCACGAGAGACTCATCACAATGTGTTTGTCTTTGATTGACTTGGCTGAGAAGATTTTACAGCCTGAAGGCTCTCTGGTTTGCAAATATTGGGACGGGCTTCTCACTCATCAACTCCAAAAGAAACTCTCGAGTGTGTTCAGTAGTGTTCGGACCGTGAAGCCAGACGCCAGCAGAAAGGATTCAGCTGAGAGATATTTCCTTGCCAGAATGTACCGAAAGCCAATGAAGTGA